One segment of Cutaneotrichosporon cavernicola HIS019 DNA, chromosome: 4 DNA contains the following:
- a CDS encoding uncharacterized protein (P-loop containing nucleoside triphosphate hydrolase protein), whose translation MAVIELDSLESSGAGPSPSTLRYRRQSAHDRPPGDAERHPPSTPPSTLAVATGLGLLTTFTLPPKYDHLSIISRLWLQSRVIDPPPSTSEDKDQVEFASAGQARRISWRNLKIGVDIFRLLGPRTAGLILHYRNVLALPSFVYLVSVVVDGVLPTAALWASGQMLDLVEKSFAGSPATWATALRIAAMTISFEVLNYMSSDVFNSCYDFLRSFTQYHLERLHMSAVLNHTVAIQEDETFMAVVCEAGVFAGVDSMHGIECPPHDAWWMVSSVGELVSTSIELGLQTALVFGTLRTAMQGSSFSVGNSILIGLSLAPLCFSILSDKLTDWFPPYWLRDPVGDFAAERELSTYREFVDGQHREELILFNLKPYILQRWDKLSKAPQGMSWNYDSSFWIQLSRLAVSELITNAFYVLLAVRAIPSTLTLGAIHLHRSSAEQMHSTIRRFKWKLDVTWQLPYFLAAMFASQEGPIKRGPQLNYERHRRPGGMRLEARDLGLTYDGTTPTLRDINITVEPGESLAVVGFNGSGKTTLVRALLGLHSHSGTLLINDIPFEDFDTATLHFRMSCLFQDYDRYNLPVRQNVGFGNTDKMENDEALNSALERGGASTVVQGIGGLDRWLSSFSARRHGHGSNKMDGGALATPLAANSGAATPAADTNTDSKVISAIDSNGAVVVSTSASQTDGPVASESNGDSNSDNPAMLSGGQWQRIALARAFLRHGETDLIVLDEPSASLDARTEKELFDTVHSLTKRGENGRTTCIFISHRFATVKKASKIAFVEEGRIVEHGTHAELMEFGGRYAEMYNIQKSAFDD comes from the exons ATGGCCGTCATCGAACTCGATTCTCTCGAGTCTTCGGGCGCAGGCCCCAGCCCCTCAACATTGCGATATCGTCGGCAGAGTGCGCATGACAGGCCTCCTGGTGACGCTGAGCGCCACCCTCCTTCAACGCCTCCTTCGACGCTGGCAGTGGCGACcggtctcggcctcctcacGACCTTCACTCTCCCACCAAAATATGACCACCTTTCTATCATCTCCCGTCTGTGGCTACAGAGCCGCGTCATCGATCCTCCCCCCAGCACCTCGGAGGATAAGGATCAAGTTGAGTTCGCGTCGGCCGGACAAGCGCGCAGGATCTCCTGGCGCAACTTGAAGATCGGGGTGGATATTTTTCGTCTCCTTGGCCCTCGGACTGCAGGGCTTATCCTCCACTACCGCAACGTGCTGGCACTCCCATCCTTCGTATATCTCGTTTCGGTGGTTGTGGACGGCGTTCTGCCTACTGCTGC CCTCTGGGCGTCAGGCCAGatgctcgacctcgtcgagaagaGCTTTGCAGGCTCGCCGGCGACGTGGGCGACGGCTTTGCGCATCGCAGCGATGACTATCAGCTTCGAAGTGCTCAACTACATGTCCAGCGACGTGTTTAACTCATGCTACGACTTTTTACGCTCGTTCACCCAGTACCACCTGGAGCGCCTGCACATGAGCGCAGTGCTCAACCACACCGTGGCCATCCAAGAGGACGAGACGTTCATGGCAGTC gtgTGCGAAGCCGGTGTTTTCGCTGGGGTCGACAGCATGCACGGGATCGAGTGTCCTCCGCACGACGCGTGGTGGATGGTTAGCTCAGTGGGCGAGCTGGTATCCACAAGCAttgagcttggcctgcAGACAGCACTCGTTTTCGGCACACTGCGGACAGCGATGCAGGGATCGAGCTTCTCTGTCGGCAACTCGATCCTCATCGGCCTCTCCCTTGCACCTTTGTGCTTCAGCATACTCTCTGACAAGTTGACTGATTGGTTCCCTCCTTACTGGCTCCGTGACCCGGTGGGCGACTTCGCTGCCGAGAGGGAACTGTCGACCTATCGCGAGTTTGTGGATGGACAACaccgcgaggagctcatcctcttcaATCTCAAACCCTACATCCTTCAGCGGTGGGACAAGCTCAGCAAAGCCCCACAGGGCATGTCATGGAACTACGACTCGTCGTTCTGGATCCAGTTgagccgcctcgccgtcagCGAGCTCATTACAAACGCGTTCTAC gtgCTGCTGGCAGTCCGCGCCATTCCATCAACATTGACGCTGGGTGCAAttcacctccaccgctcgagcgcggagCAAATGCATTCTACCATTCGACGCTTCAAGTGGAAACTCGACGTCACCTGGCAGCTGCCGTACTTCCTCGCGGCCATGTTCGCATCGCAGGAGGGTCCAATCAAGCGCGGCCCGCAGCTTAACTACGAGCGACATCGACGGCCCGGAGGGATGCGGCTTGAGGCCCGTGACCTAGGCCTGACGTACGATGGCACCACGCCAACCCTGCGCGACATCAACATTACCGTGGAGCCTGGAGAGTcgctcgctgtcgtcggcTTCAACGGAAG TGGCAAGACGACGCTCGTACGTGCacttctcggcctccacAGCCACTCTGGCACACTTCTCATCAATGACATTCCATTTGAGGATTTCGATACTGCGACCCTACATTTCCGCATGTCGTGTCTCTTCCAG GACTACGACCGCTACAACCTCCCGGTGAGGCAGAACGTGGGCTTTGGCAATACAGACAAGATG GAGAACGATGAGGCCCTCAATAGTGCACTGGAGCGAGGCGGTGCCTCTACTGTCGTGCAGGGAATTGGGGGTCTGGATCGATGGCTCTCCTCTTTTAGCGCTCGACGTCATGGTCACGGGTCCAACAAGATGGATGGCGGTGCACTGGCTACGCCATTGGCTGCCAACAGTGGCGCTGCGACACCCGCAGCCGATACCAACACTGACTCGAAAGTGATCTCTGCAATCGATTCGAACGGTGCCGTGGTGGTGTCAACGTCTGCCTCACAGACAGACGGCCCTGTGGCGTCCGAGTCTAATGGCGATTCCAACAGTGACAATCCCGCGATGCTGAGTGGTGGCCAGTGGCAGCGGATTGCGCTAGCGCGTGCTTTCCTGCGGCATGGTGAAACAGATCTGATAGTCCTGGACGAGCCATCGGCATCTCTCG ACGCGCGTACGGAAAAGGAGCTATTTGACACAGTACACTCACTGACCAAGCGTGGTGAGAACGGCCGCACGACCTGCATCTTCATCTCGCATCGATTCGCCACTGTGAAGAAGGCATCTAAAATTGCATTtgtcgaggaaggg AGGATAGTCGAACACGGAAcccacgccgagctcatggAATTTGGTGGACGATACGCCGAAATGTACAATATCCAGAAGTCGGCGTTTGACGATTAG
- a CDS encoding uncharacterized protein (ABC transporter) has product MFSRLYLVAILLFTGKGTPVLASFCILLVRYFVTRSSTATNRSLKQRIERRDIDKERQALFDIAGSSVYRQESNLFQIGRHLGPTWEALSEKAKALSVPIPLNWRDGLAMTLNSLLTMGPTIMKLAIVVKPSVGMRLSSIKITDDATDWISISFNGSGKTTLLRLLLGLMGMEGTAGVLQINGLPVDQYKASTLFNRMSCCFQEHAKFPESLRFNLGVGDIDRFDNDDALVSAAKTGGIEYLQEELGGLDRQLNPTDVRDMDGKDRNEGKENKGEDESGKTAEVNKEDETKETNEKEDDKKKKKKKKEDLRKRSAASLSRGQWQRIAIGRAFLKTEINGGVDLCVYDEPTASLDPVAEHDLMERISSLSRAARRRITTIFVSHRLASVRRADQIAFMEKGRIVELGTHAELLALKGKYYQFWELQSKAYQDDSGSADGHEPATEKPTGDKRLADAGFVKPSEV; this is encoded by the exons ATGTTCTCCCGGCTTTACCTTGTGGCCATCCTGCTCTTCACTGGGAAGGGAActcccgtcctcgccagctTTTGCATTCTCCTGGTCCGATACTTTGTTACtaggtcctcgacggccaCAAACCGAAGCCTCAAGCAGAGAATTGAGCGCAGAGACATCGACAAGGAACGTCAGGCCCTCTTCGATATCGCCGGGTCTTCTGTGTACCGTCAAGAGTCCAACCTTTTCCAAATCGGACGCCACCTGGGCCCGACCTGGGAGGCCCTGTCTGAAAAGGCAAAGGCGCTAAGCGTTCCGATCCCTCTCAACTGGCGCGACGGGCTCGCCATGACTTTAAACTCTCTGCTGACAATGGGTCCAACAATTATGAAG CTTGCTATCGTTGTCAAGCCGTCCGTCGGTATGCGTCTTAGCTCTATCAAGATAACGGACGACGCTACAGACTGGATCTCGATAAG CTTCAATGGCTCAGGCAAGACGACACTCTTACGTCTACTTCTGGGCCTAATGGGAATGGAGGGCACGGCTGGTGTCCTCCAGATCAATGGACTCCCCGTCGAC CAATACAAGGCATCGACTCTGTTCAACCGCATGAGCTGCTGTTTCCAGGAGCATGCCAAGTTCCCAGAGTCATTACGCTTCAACCTTGGCGTTGGGGACATTGACCGGTTCGACAATGACGATGCCCTTGTGTCTGCAGCCAAGACAGGCGGCATCGAGTACTTACAAGAGGAGCTCGGTGGTTTAGACCGCCAGCTCAACCCCACAGACGTACGGGACATGGACGGGAAGGACAGAAACGAGGGTAAAGAGAACAAGGGCGAAGACGAGAGCGGCAAGACTGCAGAGGTCAACAAGGAAGACGAGACTAAGGAAACCAacgagaaggaggatgacaagaagaagaagaagaagaagaaggaggatCTCAGGAAACGGTCCGCAGCTTCTCTCAGCCGCGGGCAGTGGCAGCGCATTGCCATTGGTCGCGCGTTCCTTAAGACCGAGATTAACGGTGGTGTTGACCTTTGCGTGTACGACGAGCCAACGGCCAGCCTCGACCCAGTCGCCGAG CACGACCTGATGGAACGCATCTCGTCACTTTCCAGAGCGGCTCGGAGGCGCATCACGACCATCTTTGTATCTCATCGTCTTGCCAGCGTCCGCCGTGCTGACCAGATCGCCTTCATGGAGAAGGGG CGTATTGTGGAGTTGGGAACGCATGcggagctcctcgccctcaaggGCAAGTACTACCAGTTCTGGGAGCTCCAGAGCAAGGCGTACCAGGACGACAGTGGCAGCGCCGACGGTCATGAGCCTGCGACCGAAAAGCCAACTGGCGACAAGCGTCTTGCGGACGCCGGCTTTGTCAAGCCTAGTGAGGTGTAA
- the DBR1 gene encoding uncharacterized protein (RNA lariat debranching enzyme) encodes MRIAIVGCLHGSLSEMYQTLPPVDLVLCCGDFQGFRNEADLDSCHVPEKYRTLGSFHHYYAEPRDIPLTIVVGGNHEASNYMCELFYGGWLAHNIYYLGVAGSVIVNGLRIAGASGIYNQNSFGRGHFERAPLKGGSLRSVYHLRQWNEERLRLLPPVDIFLSHDWPVDITKYGDGKALVSAMPRFRSSIDTGTFGAPPLTRVLNAIRARYWFAAHMHVKFPAVKVHAANPTVSEPHYPSDPTPKEWLDAHAIHPRGSIKPGPTNQRATRFLALSKPLPGKKDWWQEVLDIPAPSDKSPPTLTFDRAWLAITKATHPFPRAHNPPILPDGASALPPSTLPADVNARIEAALSSLDNSAEVSNVQVFVKTAPAEGDGIPEAHYTNPQTTAFCAFLGIQDLTNPAPP; translated from the exons ATGCGTATCGCCATCGTTGGGTGCCTCCACGGCTCCCTCAGCGAGATGTACCAAACCCTTCCGCCagtcgacctcgtcttATGCTGCGGCGACTTCCAGGGATTCCGcaacgaggccgacctcgactcaTGCCATGTCCCGGAAAAGTATCGCACTCTTGGCTCATTCCACCACTACTATGCGGAACCACGTGACATTCCACTCACAATTGTCGTGGGCGGGAATCACGAGGCCAGCAACTACATGTGCGAGCTGTTCTATGGCGGCTGGCTCGCGCATAACATCTACTACTTGGGTGTCGCGGGGAGTGTGATTGTCAACGGGCTGCGTATTGCCGGCGCGAGTGGAATCTACAACCAGAATTCGTTTGGACGGGGACACTTTGAACGCGCGCCTCTCAAGGGAGGCAGCCTGCGCTCCGTCTACCACCTCCGGCAGTGGAATGAGGAGCGCCTCCGTCTT CTCCCACCTGTCGATATCTTCCTTTCACACGACTGGCCAGTCGACATCACAAAGTACGGCGACGGCAAAGCGCTAGTCAGCGCCATGCCGCGTTTCCGGTCCTCGATCGATACAGGTACTTTCGGTGCGCCTCCACTCACGCGCGTCCTAAACGCCATCCGAGCGCGCTACTGGTTCGCGGCACACATGCATGTCAAGTTCCCCGCGGTTAAAGTTCACGCCGCCAATCCCACCGTCTCGGAACCACACTATCCTAGTGACCCCACGCCCAAGGAATGGTTAGATGCGCACGCCATCCACCCAAGGGGTTCAATCAAGCCCGGCCCAACCAACCAGCGAGCCACCCGCTTTCTTGCACTTTCCAAGCCCCTCCCCGGAAAGAAGGATTGGTGGCAG GAGGTACTCGACATTCCTGCCCCCTCAGACAAGTCGCCTCCCACTCTCACCTTTGACCGCGCCTGGCTGGCCATCACCAAGGCGACGCACCCCTTCCCGCGAGCCCACAACCCGCCTATACTCCCCGACGGTGCGTCTGCACTTCCGCCATCAACCCTTCCAGCGGACGTCAATGCACGAATCGAGGCCGCACTCTCGTCACTGGATAACTCGGCCGAGGTCTCAAACGTCCAGGTGTTTGTCAAAACTGCGCCGGCCGAGGGTGACGGTATTCCCGAGGCGCACTATACCAATCCCCAAACCACGGCGTTTTGCGCTTTTCTCGGTATCCAAGACCTCACCAACCCCGCTCCAC CGTAA
- a CDS encoding uncharacterized protein (Ribosomal protein L35) — MLSTLARPLFARIGAPRAFSSTAVAQLLKSHSGAKKRFRLTGGGAYKRGQAGKQHLNTGFSGVRIGRLGKTAYTTPSQTKTIRRLLAGRK; from the exons ATGCTGTCGACGCTCGCTAGGCCGTTGTTTGCGCGTATTGGCGCACCGCGCGCGTTCTCAAGTACGGCAGTggcgcagctcctcaagTCGCATTCGGGGGCCAAGAAGCGGTTCCGTCTTACTGGCGGTGGTGCC taCAAGCGC ggCCAGGCTGGTAAGCAGCACCTCAACACCGGGTTCTCTGGAGTGCGGatcggccgcctcggcaaGACGGCGTACACGACGCCATCGCAGACCAAGACgatccgccgcctcctcgctggcCGCAAGTAG
- the HHF1 gene encoding uncharacterized protein (Core component of nucleosome. Nucleosomes wrap and compact DNA into chromatin, limiting DNA accessibility to the cellular machineries which require DNA as a template. Histones thereby play a central role in transcription regulation, DNA repair, DNA replication and chromosomal stability. DNA accessibility is regulated via a complex set of post-translational modifications of histones, also called histone code, and nucleosome remodeling): MSGRGKGGKGLVSRPVCDPLTHWGITKPAIRRLARRGGVKRISGLIYEETRGVLKIFLENVIRDSVTYTEHAKRKTVTSLDVVYALKRQGRTLYGFGA, from the exons ATGTCTGGACGCGGCAAGG GCGGCAAGGGCCTCG TGAGTCGACCCGTGTGCGATCCGCTCACACACTGGGGTATCACAAAGCCCGCTATTCGccgtctcgcgcgccgtGGTGGCGTCAAGCGTATCTCGGGGCTTATCTACGAGGAGACGCGTGGTGTTCTCAAGATCTTC CTCGAGAACGTCATCCGCGACTCGGTCACGTACACCGAGcacgccaagcgcaagaCGGTCACgtcgctcgacgtcgtgtACGCCCTCAAGCGCCAGGGCCGCACGCTCTACGGCTTCGGCGCCTAA
- a CDS encoding uncharacterized protein (FAD binding): MTNTADRYYTPTDYGAAHYESTPAGQSIPVVIVGAGPVGLATALGLAQRGIKVSVVDSGTSASYGSRATCYSRHTVEICDRLGYGSQVEKRALGWVGGRSYYQSQEVLNFQMPQDEHNYRMPMFNLQQCEYEDIQLAKVVQEPNITMLWGSKVKGLEADDNGVTVTVDMVDGERTLRADRVVASDGGRSVIRDLLGLTLKGTAYEGRYVIADIHWKSKLPTERRVWFDPPSNPGSTIIMHKQPDDIWRIDYQLLEGEDAEKETTREAIIERITKHLSWLEDNGTITKEPWTLEWHSFYKALALALPSFVHGHDRVIFAGDAAHMVPIFGVRGLNSGMEDADTLAWMLAAVSHGDADPKLLHAYSQERHDAWEQNIANAGKSTLIMTPGTDGYRITRDALLQVSAVIPEFNHLINPRQSSATHALRSPLTVASSHEGLQVGAPLDDRKITVDGKVTSIHTLRGPAFGVYAVAPFDQKKVDAIADRLRKALPHEPTKVLALVEGSDNGAAADWCAKPGEVVIVRPDGIVLARGQPDEIPAVELWVKRGIAEAPRAGTPPAADPILLSKEQINREKVWLQLSEALDQTHDKYKFLTQLSIVLGAQAGPDKVSKIISKLNAASL; encoded by the exons ATGACCAACACTGCAGACCGCTACTACACGCCCACCGACTACGGGGCGGCACACTACGAGTCGACACCGGCTGGCCAGTCCATTCCCGTCGTCATTGTCGGTGCTGGCCCAGTAGGCCTCGCTACTGCTCTGGGCTTGGCCCAGCGTGGTATCAAAGTCTCGGTGGTGGACAGTGGGACTTCGGCGTCGTACGGCTCGCGCGCCACTTGTTACTCGCGCCACACAGTCGAGATCTGTGACCGTTTAGGCTATGGGAGCCAAGTTGAGAAACGCGCACtggggtgggtgggcgggCGTAGCTACTACCAGTCCCAG GAAGTCCTCAATTTCCAGATGCCACAGGATGAGCATAATTACCGCATGCCCATGTTCAACCTCCAGCAGTGCGAGTATGAGGATATCCAGTTGGCCAAGGTCGTGCAGGAACCTAACATCACCATGCTGTGGGGTTCAAAGGTCAAGGGactcgaggcggacgacAACGGCGTAACGGTGACTGTGGATATGGTTGATGGTGAACGCACCCTGCGCGCCGATCGCGTCGTTGCTTCAGACGGCGGTCGCAGTGTCATtcgcgacctcctcggcctcaccCTCAAAGGTACTGCCTATGAAGGTCGGTACGTTATTGCCGATATCCACTGGAAGTCCAAGTTACCCACCGAGCGGCGTGTGTGGTTTGACCCACCTTCCAACCCCGGCTCCACGATTATTATGCACAAGCAGCCCGACGATATCTGGCGCATCGACTACCAACtcctcgagggtgaggatgcTGAGAAAGAGACGACTCGTGAGGCCATCATCGAGCGTATTACCAAACACCTCTCGTGGCTCGAGGACAACGGAACCATCACCAAGGAACCATGGACGCTTGAGTGGCACTCTTTCTACAAGGCTCTCGCACTTGCCCTACCCTCCTTCGTCCACGGTCACGACCGTGTCATCTTTGCCGGCGACGCCGCTCACATGGTGCCTATCTTTGGTGTCCGTGGCCTCAACTCGGGCATGGAGGATGCCGACACGCTCGCATGGATGCTCGCGGCCGTTTCTCACGGCGATGCCGACCCAAAGCTTCTCCACGCATACTCGCAGGAACGCCACGACGCCTGGGAGCAAAACATTGCCAACGCAGGCAAGTCGACTCTGATCATGACCCCCGGCACGGACGGATACCGTATTACTCGTGACGCTCTGCTCCAAGTTTCGGCAGTCATTCCCGAGTTCAACCACCTCATCAACCCTCGCCAGTCGAGTGCAACCCACGCACTCCGTTCGCCTCTGACTGTTGCGTCCTCTCACGAGGGTCTGCAAGTCGGTGCTccgctcgacgaccgcaAGATCACCGTCGACGGAAAGGTCACTTCAATTCACACTCTCCGTGGTCCTGCATTCGGCGTATATGCCGTCGCGCCATTTGACCAGAAGAAAGTCGACGCTATCGCCGACCGCCTCCGCAAGGCTCTTCCCCACGAACCTACCAAGGTTCTCGCTTTGGTTGAGGGCTCGGACAATGGCGCTGCGGCCGACTGGTGCGCCAAGCCAGGAGAGGTCGTCATCGTGCGCCCGGACGGTATCGTGCTTGCTCGCGGGCAGCCGGACGAGATCCCGGCTGTCGAGTTGTGGGTTAAGCGTGGCATTGCCGAGGCTCCTCGGGCCGGAActccgcccgccgccgacccCATCCTTCTTTCCAAGGAGCAGATTAACCGCGAGAAAGTGTGGCTCCAGCTTTCCGAGGCACTTGACCAAACACACGACAAGTACAAGTTCCTCACCCAGCTCTCGATTGTCCTCGGCGCACAGGCTGGGCCCGACAAGGTGTCCAAAATCATTAGCAAGCTCAACGCGGCTTCTCTCTAA